A part of Candidatus Hydrogenedens sp. genomic DNA contains:
- a CDS encoding tetratricopeptide repeat protein, which produces MNIGILCITLLMSLTGNIYNQSFREGNDAYYKKDFETAIQKYENLIKSGIANPILFYNLGNAYYHLGKKGLAIANYERSLDLNPSFKPARDNLNKVLNEIKRNLAIPEEPLWMKYLFIWHYGIHIKWTWTISLLFWFTGWTVIGCLMWMKERYRKGMFVIGIFLITVGVIFFLSAIVKMNSVPLGVVIVSECPVRITPSENSPSRFELFEGDRVRVEREEDTWILISTVDNERGWIKNDTIFIWKPPYRSVENKTNIEEKVSS; this is translated from the coding sequence ATGAACATTGGCATATTGTGTATAACTTTATTAATGAGTTTGACGGGGAATATATATAATCAGTCTTTTAGAGAAGGAAACGATGCTTATTATAAAAAAGATTTTGAAACCGCCATACAGAAATATGAAAATTTAATTAAATCAGGAATAGCAAATCCAATTCTTTTTTATAATTTAGGGAACGCCTATTATCATTTGGGAAAGAAAGGATTGGCAATTGCAAATTATGAACGCTCTCTTGATTTAAATCCTTCTTTCAAACCTGCAAGGGATAATTTAAATAAAGTGTTGAATGAAATAAAAAGAAATTTGGCAATTCCAGAGGAACCTTTATGGATGAAATATTTATTTATATGGCATTATGGAATACATATAAAATGGACATGGACAATAAGTCTTTTATTCTGGTTTACGGGATGGACAGTAATCGGCTGTCTTATGTGGATGAAAGAAAGATATAGAAAAGGGATGTTTGTCATAGGAATCTTCTTAATCACAGTAGGGGTTATATTTTTCCTTTCTGCCATAGTAAAAATGAATTCGGTGCCTTTAGGAGTTGTAATTGTTTCGGAATGTCCTGTTCGCATAACCCCATCTGAAAATAGTCCCTCTCGATTTGAACTTTTTGAAGGCGACCGTGTTCGTGTAGAGCGAGAAGAAGATACATGGATACTGATTTCGACGGTAGATAATGAAAGAGGTTGGATAAAAAATGATACAATTTTTATCTGGAAACCTCCTTATCGTAGCGTTGAAAATAAAACGAATATTGAAGAGAAAGTATCATCTTGA
- the glnD gene encoding [protein-PII] uridylyltransferase: MKNFIELLQSISLSPQDRVSSVEFLSSAKRYYRQSWEEIRQNHRQGYSGRQILKQLSESADILIEGVLLYALYECNINKKIFDNISLCALGGYGRKELSPHSDCDLCFLHEIEIDNSTLEPLIQSFTTMLWDLGLHVSIAIYTVPEAIQLIEEDPKTYTSYLHIRNITGQNRLPEQLKEGLKGISQSAKAKVYDIIFQRLGTAFAQSGKDLFSHEPDIKENAGGLRDYHAILWILGLENNWGSDLKDIEKSGYIENNTYLSLVESLDFLWKIRNELHFTKKRCWDLLNIEMQYHLSQFLNYGDAADDAIERFMEDFYSSAMRIRLLFEYIARKAEQKNFPKTTLEIPSSSVDDKSNYMLYNGYLTPRIDDANWFVENPVRIMELFWEVSRRKVPIGYSIQHWIQQNLHLINDSFRNNEVVSKYLLSICGRPFSAGFTFREMEKLGVLSKYMPEFGAIQGIVRYKDFHSYPVNEHILRAMESLENIPRLSGSIGEIFRKVLKEIEEPQFLVLSILLHDLGKVEGERHLEAGVHIARTICDRLSLSDEDSEHISFLVKNHQLMVNVALYRDIDDIDVVQAFASEVKTEKFLNELLIMSYADLFAVGPNVWNEWKGSLLINLYFKTLRMLKKEFSKDLTLEEAVAEKIRQIHEKVPQRNRSELEYHLNSMGSGYLDAFTPDDIIIHLDCLEEAMEKGLAVRCWSNESIGMSHFVVATRDKQGLFAQIAGCFASQLIDIYNASLYTREDGWVVDYFLVRDAPQRRPLTEGQIITLEKTLRTVILDGKDVQVFVDKTKKKLFALKKSLAPVQTYIRFDNDSSSKHTVIDIETGDRTGLLYDIASALFVMGLNIYKARINTGAYRVRDSFYVQFRDNKITHRILQSAIRAGLLESIDAQNIQQEQNDEEQKG, translated from the coding sequence TTGAAAAACTTTATTGAATTATTACAAAGCATATCTTTATCTCCACAGGATAGGGTTTCCTCTGTTGAGTTTTTATCCTCTGCCAAAAGATATTACAGACAAAGTTGGGAAGAAATTCGCCAGAACCATAGACAGGGATATTCAGGTAGGCAAATTCTGAAACAATTGAGTGAAAGTGCTGATATTCTCATCGAAGGGGTTCTGTTATATGCATTATATGAATGTAATATAAATAAAAAAATATTTGACAATATTTCCCTTTGTGCCTTAGGAGGATATGGTCGTAAAGAATTGTCGCCTCATTCCGATTGTGATTTGTGTTTTTTACATGAAATAGAGATAGATAATTCCACATTAGAACCTTTAATACAAAGTTTTACAACCATGTTATGGGATTTGGGGTTGCATGTGAGTATTGCTATTTATACAGTCCCTGAAGCCATTCAACTTATAGAAGAGGACCCCAAAACCTATACTTCTTATTTACATATTCGAAATATTACGGGGCAGAATCGGTTGCCCGAGCAACTTAAAGAAGGTCTAAAAGGAATATCTCAAAGTGCTAAAGCAAAAGTATATGATATTATTTTTCAGCGTCTCGGCACAGCCTTTGCACAATCAGGGAAAGATTTATTTTCCCATGAACCCGATATTAAAGAAAATGCAGGTGGATTGAGAGATTATCATGCGATATTATGGATTTTGGGATTGGAAAATAATTGGGGTTCAGACCTTAAAGACATAGAAAAGAGTGGTTATATCGAAAATAATACATATCTTTCCTTAGTGGAGAGCCTTGATTTCCTGTGGAAAATACGCAATGAACTTCATTTTACAAAAAAAAGATGTTGGGATTTGTTAAATATTGAAATGCAATATCATCTCTCTCAATTTCTTAATTATGGAGATGCTGCTGATGATGCTATTGAACGATTTATGGAAGATTTTTATTCATCGGCAATGAGAATACGCTTATTGTTTGAATATATTGCCCGTAAAGCAGAACAAAAGAATTTTCCTAAGACAACTCTTGAAATTCCCTCCTCGAGTGTTGATGATAAATCGAATTATATGTTGTATAACGGCTATTTAACCCCGAGGATAGATGATGCCAACTGGTTTGTAGAAAATCCTGTTCGTATTATGGAATTGTTTTGGGAAGTATCGCGTAGAAAAGTTCCCATAGGTTATTCTATTCAACATTGGATACAACAAAATTTACATTTAATTAATGATAGTTTTCGAAATAATGAAGTAGTCAGTAAATACTTATTATCTATATGTGGAAGACCATTTTCTGCGGGATTTACATTCCGAGAAATGGAAAAGTTAGGTGTTCTGTCTAAATATATGCCCGAATTTGGTGCTATTCAAGGAATTGTTCGTTATAAAGATTTCCATAGTTATCCTGTAAATGAACATATTTTAAGGGCAATGGAGTCGTTAGAAAATATCCCTCGATTATCCGGCTCTATTGGGGAAATATTTAGAAAAGTATTGAAGGAAATTGAAGAACCTCAATTTCTTGTTCTGTCTATTCTTCTACATGACCTCGGTAAGGTAGAAGGGGAGAGACATTTAGAAGCAGGGGTTCATATAGCAAGGACAATTTGTGATAGATTAAGTCTATCCGATGAAGATTCGGAACATATATCCTTTCTTGTAAAAAATCACCAACTTATGGTTAATGTGGCGTTGTATAGAGATATTGACGATATAGATGTGGTTCAGGCATTTGCATCGGAGGTAAAAACAGAAAAGTTTCTTAACGAACTTTTGATTATGAGTTATGCGGATTTGTTCGCTGTCGGACCTAATGTATGGAATGAATGGAAAGGTTCATTATTAATTAACTTGTATTTTAAGACATTACGAATGCTGAAAAAAGAATTTTCAAAAGATTTGACTTTAGAAGAAGCAGTTGCAGAGAAAATCAGACAGATACATGAAAAGGTACCCCAGAGAAATCGTTCCGAATTAGAATATCATTTGAATTCAATGGGTTCTGGCTATCTGGATGCATTTACCCCTGATGATATTATTATACATTTAGATTGCTTAGAAGAAGCAATGGAAAAAGGATTAGCCGTCCGATGTTGGTCAAATGAATCTATAGGAATGAGTCATTTCGTTGTTGCTACACGGGATAAACAGGGGTTATTTGCCCAAATTGCAGGATGTTTTGCTTCACAACTTATTGATATATACAACGCTTCTCTATATACTCGAGAAGATGGATGGGTCGTAGACTATTTTCTTGTTCGGGATGCACCTCAAAGGAGACCTCTTACTGAAGGGCAAATTATAACATTAGAAAAGACACTTCGAACTGTTATTCTGGATGGTAAAGATGTGCAGGTCTTTGTTGACAAGACAAAGAAAAAATTATTTGCACTCAAAAAATCCCTTGCCCCTGTGCAGACATATATCCGTTTTGATAATGATTCTTCCAGTAAACATACTGTTATTGATATAGAAACAGGAGACCGAACCGGTTTGTTATATGATATAGCCTCTGCTCTTTTTGTTATGGGATTAAATATATATAAAGCAAGAATTAATACAGGGGCTTATCGGGTTCGCGATTCTTTTTATGTCCAATTTCGCGATAATAAAATAACACATAGAATATTACAGTCCGCTATCCGTGCCGGATTGTTAGAATCTATTGACGCACAAAACATTCAACAGGAGCAAAACGATGAAGAACAAAAAGGATAA
- a CDS encoding PDZ domain-containing protein produces the protein MKNKKDKFTKILLIATVTIMITRISYPDILEEVEKRFIEIHEKVGCSVVNIERESQISAVPVNREELFKQFGLPVPEEKGTPSLPQKEQKQKVTGTGSGFVYSKDGYIITNNHVIEDADKITVKTVSGKKYPAKVIGADSESDLAVIKIEPEEELIPVVLGDSDQLKVGQFVAAIGSARGLEGSVSFGHISALGRENLRELQLQGLTFQHLIQTDAGINLGNSGGPLTNIRGEVIGINVALMLGANRIGFAIPINTAKQVIPQLIQGGKVIRGYLGVAVTDVERYGEALNLPNSYGAFVKRVQEGTPAEKAGIKIYDVILKVNEHEIQSAQDLVNTVSSYTPGTSVILEIWRDENKISLPIVLGERNFQVAQKTQENVSFLGMTFIDLDSQNREKLDLAPDTKGVLIENVETGSPAEEAGLFPGDIILEIQRKTVSSVKDLLAILPNLVNTGKPIMIRYQRGKQEPDITIVSVTP, from the coding sequence ATGAAGAACAAAAAGGATAAGTTTACAAAAATTCTATTGATTGCAACAGTTACTATAATGATTACCCGAATATCCTATCCCGATATTCTCGAGGAAGTTGAAAAGAGATTTATTGAAATACATGAGAAAGTGGGATGTTCCGTAGTAAATATTGAACGAGAATCACAGATTAGTGCAGTTCCTGTAAATCGCGAGGAATTGTTTAAACAATTTGGATTACCCGTTCCAGAAGAGAAAGGAACTCCATCACTTCCTCAAAAAGAACAAAAACAAAAAGTTACAGGGACAGGTTCAGGCTTTGTTTATTCCAAAGACGGATATATTATTACCAATAATCATGTAATAGAAGATGCTGATAAAATTACAGTAAAAACTGTATCCGGGAAGAAATACCCTGCAAAAGTAATTGGTGCCGATTCTGAATCAGACCTTGCTGTTATTAAGATAGAACCAGAAGAGGAACTTATACCTGTTGTGTTAGGAGATTCCGACCAGTTAAAAGTGGGACAATTTGTTGCTGCAATCGGGAGTGCCCGTGGATTGGAGGGTTCAGTTTCTTTTGGTCATATCAGCGCCTTAGGTAGGGAAAATCTTAGAGAATTGCAATTACAGGGGCTTACATTCCAACATTTAATCCAGACCGATGCAGGAATTAATCTCGGAAATAGTGGAGGTCCTTTAACAAATATTAGAGGTGAAGTAATAGGGATAAATGTTGCTCTAATGTTAGGTGCTAATAGAATTGGTTTTGCAATTCCTATAAATACGGCAAAACAGGTAATTCCTCAATTGATACAAGGCGGTAAAGTTATAAGAGGTTATTTAGGTGTTGCCGTTACAGATGTGGAACGCTATGGTGAAGCACTGAATCTGCCGAACAGTTACGGAGCATTTGTAAAAAGAGTTCAGGAAGGGACACCCGCAGAAAAGGCAGGAATTAAAATTTATGATGTTATATTGAAAGTGAATGAACATGAAATTCAGAGTGCTCAGGATTTAGTAAATACAGTGTCATCTTATACACCTGGAACCTCTGTAATTTTAGAAATATGGAGAGATGAAAACAAAATATCATTGCCAATTGTATTAGGAGAGAGAAACTTCCAGGTTGCACAAAAAACGCAGGAAAACGTTTCGTTTTTAGGTATGACTTTTATAGATTTAGATAGTCAGAATAGGGAAAAATTAGACCTTGCTCCCGATACCAAAGGAGTTTTGATAGAAAATGTTGAAACAGGAAGCCCTGCAGAAGAAGCAGGACTATTCCCCGGCGATATTATTTTAGAGATTCAACGAAAAACGGTTAGTAGTGTAAAAGATTTACTGGCTATTTTGCCGAACCTTGTTAATACGGGAAAACCTATTATGATTCGTTATCAGCGAGGAAAGCAAGAACCCGATATTACTATTGTTAGTGTCACTCCATAA